A genomic segment from Klebsiella africana encodes:
- the cysM gene encoding cysteine synthase CysM, whose translation MNTLEQTIGNTPLVKLQRLGPDNGSEVWVKLEGNNPAGSVKDRAALSMIVEAEKRGEIQPGDVLIEATSGNTGIALAMIAALKGYRMKLLMPDNMSQERRAAMRAYGAELILVSKEQGMEGARDLALEMAQRGEGKLLDQFNNPDNPYAHYTTTGPEIWQQTAGRITHFVSSMGTTGTITGVSRFLREQSKPVAIVGLQPEEGSSIPGIRRWPAEYMPGIFNASLVDAVLDIHQQDAENTMRQLAVREGIFCGVSSGGAVAGALRIARENPGAVVVAIVCDRGDRYLSTGVFGEEHFSQGAGI comes from the coding sequence GTGAATACACTTGAACAAACCATCGGCAATACCCCTCTGGTCAAACTTCAGCGTCTGGGCCCGGACAACGGCAGCGAAGTCTGGGTCAAACTCGAAGGCAATAATCCGGCCGGCTCGGTGAAAGATCGCGCTGCGCTGTCGATGATCGTCGAAGCGGAAAAGCGCGGCGAAATTCAGCCCGGCGACGTACTGATCGAAGCGACCAGCGGCAACACCGGCATTGCTCTGGCCATGATCGCTGCGTTGAAAGGCTATCGCATGAAGCTGCTGATGCCCGACAACATGAGCCAGGAGCGTCGGGCCGCGATGCGCGCTTACGGCGCCGAGCTTATCCTGGTCAGCAAAGAGCAAGGGATGGAGGGGGCCCGCGACCTGGCGCTGGAGATGGCCCAGCGCGGAGAAGGCAAATTGCTCGATCAGTTTAACAACCCGGACAATCCCTACGCCCACTACACCACTACCGGGCCGGAAATCTGGCAGCAGACCGCGGGGCGTATTACCCACTTTGTCTCCAGCATGGGGACCACCGGCACCATTACCGGTGTGTCACGTTTCCTGCGTGAACAGAGTAAGCCGGTGGCCATTGTCGGTCTGCAGCCGGAAGAGGGCAGCAGTATTCCAGGGATCCGTCGCTGGCCGGCGGAGTATATGCCGGGGATCTTTAACGCTTCGCTGGTGGATGCGGTGCTGGATATTCATCAGCAGGATGCCGAGAACACCATGCGTCAGCTGGCGGTCCGGGAAGGCATTTTCTGCGGCGTCAGTTCGGGCGGCGCGGTAGCGGGCGCGTTACGCATTGCTCGCGAAAATCCCGGCGCGGTGGTGGTAGCGATCGTCTGCGATCGCGGCGATCGCTACCTCTCCACCGGCGTGTTCGGTGAAGAACATTTTAGCCAGGGGGCGGGCATTTAA
- a CDS encoding YybH family protein, with protein MHHTDLALKAVIEACDRAISQEDYDTLMSYYAEDAALVVKPGMVVRGKENIRKAFIAIADYFQHRLVVTQGKMEVIEGGGNALVIMETRLDIPTADGISQVTRRATYVFLKQGERWLCTVDNSYGTDLLDD; from the coding sequence ATGCATCACACTGACCTGGCACTGAAAGCAGTCATTGAAGCCTGCGACCGCGCTATCTCGCAGGAAGATTACGATACCCTGATGAGTTATTACGCAGAAGACGCCGCGCTGGTCGTCAAACCGGGCATGGTGGTCAGAGGGAAAGAGAATATTCGCAAAGCCTTTATCGCCATTGCCGACTATTTCCAGCACCGGCTGGTGGTGACTCAGGGGAAAATGGAGGTTATCGAAGGCGGCGGCAATGCGCTGGTGATTATGGAGACCCGGCTGGATATCCCGACGGCGGACGGGATATCCCAGGTTACGCGGCGCGCCACCTATGTCTTTCTGAAGCAGGGCGAACGCTGGCTGTGCACCGTCGATAACTCCTACGGTACCGACCTGCTTGATGATTAA
- the ptsJ gene encoding MocR-like B6 salvage transcription factor PtsJ: MFTGKTASDIFDHIRHLVQSGGLQPGEVLPPVRELASQLAVNRNTVAAAYKRLVTSGLAVSQGRNGTAIKARDPLPALEGGDPTTPLNDISSGNPDPARLPDLSRYLSQIARTPRLYGDAAIEPRLGEWAAMWFAREVSASFEVNLASGAIDALERLLCALLLPGDGVVVEDPCFLSSINMVRYAGFSPCPVAVDAEGMDPDGLEEALRNGARAVILTPRAHNPTGCSLTETRAHALREVLARYPQVLAIVDDHFALLSATPWYSPLPASTQRWALVRSMSKTLGPDLRLAFIASDADTSAALRLRLNAGSQWVSHLLQDLTLACLTDDTFIASMAEARRHYRQQNENLAAALARHGHSHVTPGDGLNFWLPLATASQPYALRLARAGWLVREGEVFGVRAPAHGLRLSLGRLNDAEINRLAADIAQAVDAP, encoded by the coding sequence ATGTTTACCGGAAAAACCGCCAGCGATATCTTCGATCATATCCGCCATCTGGTACAGAGCGGTGGGTTGCAACCCGGAGAAGTTCTGCCGCCGGTACGCGAGCTCGCCAGCCAGCTTGCGGTGAATCGCAATACCGTCGCTGCCGCCTATAAACGTCTGGTGACCTCTGGCCTGGCCGTCAGTCAGGGACGCAACGGCACAGCCATTAAAGCACGGGATCCGCTGCCAGCGCTGGAGGGGGGAGACCCAACAACACCGCTGAACGATATCTCCAGCGGTAATCCTGATCCGGCCAGGCTGCCTGATTTATCCCGCTATCTGAGCCAAATTGCTCGTACGCCACGCCTGTATGGGGATGCTGCTATCGAACCCCGTCTCGGGGAGTGGGCCGCAATGTGGTTTGCCCGGGAAGTGTCGGCCTCGTTTGAAGTCAACCTGGCCAGCGGGGCGATAGACGCCCTGGAACGCCTGCTGTGCGCCCTGCTACTCCCCGGCGACGGCGTGGTGGTCGAAGATCCCTGTTTTCTCAGCAGCATCAATATGGTGCGTTACGCCGGCTTTAGCCCCTGCCCGGTGGCGGTGGATGCCGAAGGGATGGATCCTGACGGCCTGGAGGAGGCGTTACGCAACGGTGCGCGGGCGGTGATCTTAACCCCGCGGGCACATAATCCTACCGGCTGTAGCCTGACGGAAACTCGGGCGCATGCCCTGCGGGAGGTGCTAGCCCGCTACCCGCAGGTATTGGCGATCGTTGATGACCACTTTGCCCTGCTGTCGGCTACACCATGGTACTCCCCTCTGCCCGCGAGCACGCAACGCTGGGCACTGGTCCGCTCAATGTCGAAGACCCTTGGACCGGACCTGCGGCTGGCCTTTATCGCCAGCGATGCCGATACTTCAGCGGCGCTACGTCTGCGGCTTAACGCCGGCAGCCAGTGGGTCAGCCATCTGCTGCAGGACCTAACGCTGGCCTGCCTGACCGATGACACCTTTATTGCCTCGATGGCAGAGGCTCGCCGGCACTATCGCCAACAAAATGAGAACCTGGCGGCGGCGCTGGCCCGCCACGGACACAGCCATGTAACGCCAGGCGATGGTCTCAATTTCTGGCTGCCGCTGGCGACGGCCAGCCAGCCCTACGCCTTACGCCTGGCCCGCGCCGGCTGGCTGGTCCGCGAAGGGGAAGTATTTGGCGTGCGCGCGCCTGCGCACGGACTACGCCTGTCGCTGGGTCGCCTGAATGACGCTGAGATTAACCGCCTGGCAGCCGATATCGCGCAGGCCGTAGACGCCCCCTGA